CGTAGGCAGACGGATGCCGGACGAGGCCGGTGGCGGCGAGGAGTGGGGGTAGCCTCGGCCACTCACATCAACGGCTGCTATCCCGGTTTCCACGAGGAAACGACGGCGAGGTTGAGCCTCCTGCCCGACGGGCGAGCGGAACTCGTCTGCGCGCTCCACGACCTCGGCTGTGGGGCCGACACGACGCTTGCGCAGATCACGGGCGAGACGTTGGGTCTTAGGGCGTGCGACATTGCCATCGTTCCCGCCGACACCGATAGCTGTCCATATGATCTCGGCACACGGGCCAGTCGCATGACCTATATCTGCGGCGAAGCAATCCGACTTGCAGGCGTGGCACTCTCGGAAGTGATCCGGGCTGCGGCGGTCCTGGAATTGAATACAGAAGTTGATGAATTGAGGCTGGAGGCGGGCGCAGTGCGCCGCCCGGACGGCTCGGGCCTGGCGCTTTCAGAACTCGCTGCCCGCTTGACGGTCCGCGGGGCGGAACTGCCCACGGCGACCGAGACCTATCGCGCCCAGGCCAATTCAGGCTCATACGCAGCGCATTTTGCTGAGGTGGAGGTCGACGGACTCGCCGGTCGCGTACGCGTGACAGATTATCTAGCCGCCCATGACGTCGGCCGAGCGATCAACCCCATGCTGGTGGAAGGCCAACTCCATGGGGGAATCCAGATCGGTATCGGATATGCCCTTTACGAGGATGTTGCGATCGACCCTGTCACTGGTCGAATGCGTGGCGACAGCTTCAGCCGCTATACATTGGCCAATGCCTCCGAGATGCCGCCGATGCGTGTCCTGCTCACCGAAGAGGGTGAGCCGACCGGCCCCTTCGGCGCCAAAGCCGTCGGAGAGATCGCGACAATCCCGGTCGCGGCGGCCGTGGTCAACGCCGTCAATGATGCCCTGGGCACTGAACTGACAGATTTGCCGCCAATACCCGTGCGAGTCCTCGCTGGATTGAGTTGAGGGACAATGGTCATGGAGGTGCATCTAAGCCACTGTGGTATTGCACTCGGTCCGAAGCCTAGGGTGCGCCTGCGCTTTCTGGCCGTGCATCCCTTCCATGCCTGTTCACTGCCGATGCCGCCGAACGATATCAAATGCGCGGCAAGCGCCCACACCGGATATCTCGTAGGATAGCTGGGGTAGGGCATGTCAATCGATCACGCTGTTGTGTGGCTGGAATTCCGAACAGCAAAAGTGTTCCTTTTTGAAGACGCTGCAACGCCGTCAGTCGCTGGAGAACCTGAATTCATCGGTGACATGCGGCTGACGCATGATGGTCAGAAAGGCCAACGTCGAGACGATGATTTCTTCGGGGAGGTTCTTGGCTTTCTGGAAGCTCGGAAGAAATGGATTATAATCGGAAATAGATCGAGCTGTGTCGGCTTGCTCGAGCGCATATGCCGTCAGAAGGCCGAGGGTCGTGTCGTTGGCGTGGAATTTGTCGATGCGGTCACCGCTGAGGAAGTGTTATCGCGAGCCCGTAGCTATTTTAGCGACCGCCACTAGGCATTTCCGCCACGCCATTGGCCGTCGTGAGATCAGGCCAAACTAGGATAGGGCAGGGCGAAGACCTGGCCGATGCCAACGACATCAGGGACAGGTTGGACGAACTGGAAAGGCGCGTTGGTCCACAGCGAGTTGGTGCTGACGACAACACGGTGGCTACCTCAGTACCAAGACCATCAGCCGAGGATTCGCTATGCGATCCGCGTAGCTGCAGTCGTCGTCGACGTTAGGCGGCTAGACGCGGCCTTCCGTTGCCGCGAACCGCGGGAACAGGATGTTGTTCTCCAAGTGGATGTGTTCCATCAGGTCTTCGGCAAACTGAGCCGTGCCGACGTAGAGCGCCTGCCAGGAGCGGCAGGCTCCGTCGGGCGTGACGAAGTCGCCGGTGAGGCTTTCGAGGAGCCGAAGCAAGGTGCCTTGGTCGTCGTGCTCGTGCCGCAGTTCCGAAATCGGGATATCGAACTTGCCTTTGCCCCACTGCCGCATTGCTGGAAACAGAATGGCCTCTTCCTTGGCCATGTGTTGCTCCAGTTCGCTCTGCAACTGCCGTAACGCATCCGAAAGGCCGGCCGGCACCTTCGGATGTTCGCGATGCACCGCCTCAACCTTACGCGACAGTGCAATGAGCTCGGGCAGAGCGCGCCGGTGCGCTTCGTGGTAGCAGGCTTCGATGTGGTTGATCAGTTCATCGCTGTCCATCGCAGCCGGCGCCGCTGTACCCGCAGTGTCGGTACCAAGTGCCTCCAACGCGCGCTCAAGGTCGTCGGGATCGACTCCGCGCCGGTGCGCGGCGCCATCGAGGGTGAGATCGCCATTGCAGCAGAAGTCGATCTTGAATTTGCGGAAAACGGCGGTGGCGCCAGGCAGCGTTGCGGCTATGTCGCCGACCGTGCGTTCCCATAGTTCTGGAACTGGGAATTGGGTGTTCATGACGAAGCTCCATGCATTTTCGACACAACGGCTTTGAAACTTGAAGCGGGCCCATTCGACGCGACGCAATGTCTCGAGGACGAAATCGTGCCAACCGTTGGACCATGAATTGCCCAGATAAAGGTCCGCGTCTTTGCGCTGGAACAAAGAGGAGCAGATCACCAAGCTGTCGCCGTCAGCCTCCCAGCGGGAAGCCTGAGTGCGTGCGGCGCGGCTGAGTTCAGGGCATTTGGCTCAAAGAACATAGCAATTTATCAAGTTCGGATCCTGCGTGTCCGGGCAGGGGTGCGCACCTGATCGCCTAGCGTGATAGGCCCGATGTCTTCGGCGATTGAACAGAGTTTTCCGCTGTTTCAGCCGCAGGAGGCATGAGGGCATCCGGTGCGCTTCATCCGGCCGTCGCGCAAAGGCCGCAGGCTTATGCTCTGATCGGCGGCCAGCCAAAGTCGCAATGGCCGACGATGCCGATCGCCTGCGCCATGTGATCGCAAACACGCGGTGCGCCAAGCCACTCTGGTCGAATGTTGCTTCTCAAAGCTCAAACAGGTGTGACGCATCGCAACTCGCTTGAGAAAACAATCAGGAATTCCCTCGTTGTCGCCCTCTCGCAGCTACGATCCGATGGATCAGGTGATTGTCCGCAGCTCTTAATCTAAAAGCGCTGTCGACACGGGATCATCCGAACATCGCTCGGGTATGATTGGCGCTGCGCCGATCAGTTCGAGACAGTAAGGCACGGCAGGAAAGACGGCGTTCAAGCATACGTCGATTAAAGCCGGCTTGCCTGGCAGGTTTATGATCAGCGGATGGCCGCGGACTCCCGCAGTCTGACGTGAAAGAATGGCTGTGCGGACTTGCCGCATGCTGGCCTGCCGCATGAGTTCGCCAAAACCGGGAAGTTCCTTGGTGATGACTTGCTGCATTGCCTCTGGGTAAGATCCCTTGGAGATGGACCGGTCCCTCCAGTCGTCAGGATAAGATCAACGCCGCATTGGTCGCAAAGCTCGATGAGCACATTCCGGACACTTTCCACGCCGTCAGGGACTATGCGGCGGATGAAGACGCAAGGCGATGCTACG
The window above is part of the Mesorhizobium sp. B2-1-1 genome. Proteins encoded here:
- the ric gene encoding iron-sulfur cluster repair di-iron protein; translated protein: MNTQFPVPELWERTVGDIAATLPGATAVFRKFKIDFCCNGDLTLDGAAHRRGVDPDDLERALEALGTDTAGTAAPAAMDSDELINHIEACYHEAHRRALPELIALSRKVEAVHREHPKVPAGLSDALRQLQSELEQHMAKEEAILFPAMRQWGKGKFDIPISELRHEHDDQGTLLRLLESLTGDFVTPDGACRSWQALYVGTAQFAEDLMEHIHLENNILFPRFAATEGRV